In one Grus americana isolate bGruAme1 chromosome 1, bGruAme1.mat, whole genome shotgun sequence genomic region, the following are encoded:
- the ENO2 gene encoding gamma-enolase, protein MAVERIHAREILDSRGNPTVEVDLYTHKGMFRAAVPSGASTGIYEALELRDNDKSRFLGKGVLQAVDHINSTVAPALVGSGLSVVDQEKIDNLMLEMDGTENKSKFGANAILGVSLAVCKAGAAEKDVPLYRHIADLAGNSDLILPVPAFNVINGGSHAGNKLAMQEFMILPVGAESFRDAMRIGAEVYHNLKSVIKEKYGKDATNVGDEGGFAPNILENSEALELLKEAIDKAGYTDKIVIGMDVAASEFYRDGKYDLDFKSPDDPSRYISADELGDLYQSFVRDYPVVSIEDPFDQDDWEAWSKFTANVGIQIVGDDLTVTNPKRIERAVEEKACNCLLLKVNQIGSVTEAIQACKLAQENGWGVMVSHRSGETEDTFIADLVVGLCTGQIKTGAPCRSERLAKYNQLMRIEEELGDEARFAGHNFRNPSVL, encoded by the exons ATGGCAGTTGAGAGGATCCATGCCCGTGAGATCCTGGATTCCCGTGGGAACCCCACCGTTGAGGTGGACCTGTACACACACAAAG GCATGTTTCGAGCAGCGGTCCCCAGTGGTGCGTCCACTGGTATCTATGAAGCACTGGAGCTGCGAGACAACGACAAGTCGCGTTTCCTTGGAAAAG GGGTCCTGCAAGCCGTGGATCATATCAACAGCACTGTCGCCCCAGCTCTCGTGGGCTCT ggCCTCTCTGTTGTGGATCAAGAGAAGATAGACAACCTTATGCTTGAGATGGACGGCACAGAGAACAAAT CCAAGTTTGGTGCCAATGCTATCCTGGGAGTTTCGCTGGCTGTGTgcaaggcaggagctgcagagaaggatgTCCCCCTGTACCGGCACATTGCTGACCTGGCTGGCAACTCTGATCTCATCCTTCCTGTGCCA GCTTTCAATGTGATCAACGGAGGTTCCCATGCAGGCAACAAACTGGCCATGCAGGAGTTCATGATCTTGCCTGTGGGAGCTGAAAGCTTCCGCGATGCCATGCGCATCGGGGCTGAAGTCTATCACAACCTCAAGAGCGTCATCAAGGAGAAATATGGTAAAGATGCTACCAATGTGGGTGATGAGGGAGGCTTTGCCCCCAACATCCTGGAAAACAGTGAAG ctctgGAGCTCCTCAAGGAAGCTATTGACAAGGCAGGCTACACAGACAAGATTGTCATTGGTATGGATGTGGCAGCCTCCGAGTTCTACCGTGATGGCAAATATGACCTGGACTTCAAGTCCCCAGATGACCCAAGCCGCTACATTTCTGCAGATGAGCTGGGCGACCTCTACCAAAGCTTTGTACGTGATTATCCAG TGGTCTCCATTGAGGATCCCTTTGACCAAGATGACTGGGAGGCCTGGTCTAAGTTCACGGCCAATGTGGGGATTCAGATAGTGGGAGATGACCTGACGGTGACGAACCCCAAGCGCATTGAGCGAGCTGTTGAAGAGAAGGCCTGCAactgcctcctgctcaaagTCAACCAGATTGGATCTGTCACGGAGGCCATCCAAGC CTGCAAGCTGGCCCAGGAGAATGGCTGGGGGGTGATGGTGAGCCACCGATCTGGAGAGACCGAAGACACCTTCATTGCTGATCTGGTTGTAGGACTGTGCACCGGGCAG ATAAAGACGGGTGCTCCCTGCAGGTCTGAACGCCTGGCTAAATACAACCAGCTCATGAG GATTGAGGAAGAGCTTGGCGATGAAGCACGCTTTGCTGGACACAACTTTCGCAACCCAAGTGTTCTTTGA